The window TAAATTTACCTCCATTATTGAAAGACGCTGATATCATCATTGATGCTTCGGATAATTTTGATATTCGCTTTATCTTAAACGATTTATCTCAAAAATTCCATATTCCCTTTATTTTCGGTTCCTGTGTTGCCAGCTACGGGATGACTTATACAATAATACCGGGTAAAACGCCTTGTCTTCACTGCCTTTTAAAGAAAATCCCGATGACAGGGGCAACTTGTGATCATGTCGGAGTCATTAATCCAATTGTACAAATGATTGCAACGCACCAGGTAACTGAATGCATAAAATTACTAGTAGAGGATTTTGATTCGCTTAGAAAGACTTTTTTATCAATTGATTTATGGAAAAACCAAAACTATACTTTTCGCGTAGATAAGGCAAAAAGTGCTGAATGTCTATCTTGCGGATCTGATGCAACGTATCCCTATTTGCACTATGAGACACAAACTAAAACTTCAGTATTGTGTGGTCGAAATACAGTCCAATTACGTCCGCCAACTCACAGTAGCTTCAGCTTAGAGAGGCTAGAAGCAAAGCTGAATAAATTTCATATTGTAAAACGAAACCCATACTTATTGACGTGTGAATTTGAATCTTGCCGTTTTGTTTTCTTTCAGGATGGTCGAGTTTTTATCCACGGAATAGATGACGTTCTAAAGGCAAAAAAACTCTATTACAGTTTAATAGGCTAAGAGGTGAAGAACATGGTAACAGCTAGAAAAGCAATTTTAATTGGTGAAGCAATCGGAAAAATAATGAGCGATGTACCAACAGGTGAGGTTGAGCGAATTTCCTTGATGAATGCAAGTGGGCGTTATTTAGCAGAGGATCTCATTGCCAATGCAGACGTCCCCGCATTTGATCGCTCCCTATATGACGGTTATGCCATAAGTGCTGAAGATACGAAACTCGCTACTACAGAATGTCCCATTGAATTTGAAGTCGTAGGACATATTGGTGCAGGGGCAGTTTTTCATGGGGAAATGAAAGAATTTCAAGCTGTTCGAATCATGACAGGGGCAGAAGTTCCGAAAAACTGTAATGCCATCGTTATGCTCGAGCATGTAAAGGAACTAAAAAATGAAGGCAGACATTTTATTGCAATAGATGAACAAATCCCGATCAATGAAAAAATATTTAAAAAAGGGTCGGAAATTTCAGAAGGAACCCTTCTTGTAAAAAAAGGTGCGCGAATTACTCCTGGAGTTATGGGGTTACTTGCAACCTTTGGATATAGTGAAGTTTTAGTGGGGGTAAAACCGAAAGTAGGTGTCCTTGCTACAGGGAGTGAATTGTTGGAAGTGAATGAACCACTTGCACCTGGAAAAATCCGAAATAGTAACTCCTTTATGTTAATGGCGCAGATTGAAATGCAAGGAGCACAGCCGATTTATTTAGGGAAACTGGAGGACGATTTAGAGAGAAGCTATACGACAGTTGAGCATTCATTAAAGCAAGTAGATCTACTGATTACGACTGGTGGGGTTTCTGTTGGTGATTTTGACTATCTTCCTGAAATATACAATCGGTTGGGAGCAGAGGTACTATTCAACAAGATTGCTATGCGACCAGGGAGTGTGACGACAGTTGCTAAAGTGCAGAATCAATTCCTTTTTGGTCTTTCAGGTAATCCATCTGCAAGCTTCATAGGATTTGAGTTATTTGTTAAACCTGTCTTGAAAACTTTACTAGGAAATATGGAGCCTTATCTTATTTCCCATAAAGCCATATTAGCTGAGGAATTTCCAGTTCCTAATGCATACACCCAGCTCATCCGAACGAAAGTGAAAGTAGAAGGTACGAAACTATTTGTTTCTTCGAATGGACTAAATATGTCGAGTTCCATTACTTCATTAGTGGGTGCAGAGGCACTAGTAGTACTTCCTCCAAGTGACGTTGGGTATGAAATAGGGTGTGTAGTCGATTTTTTATTGCTATCAGAAGAGGGACAAAAAGATTGTCACTTTACAATTTAGAATCATTGGAGGTGTAAGTGATGAAGAATGAATATTTTTCGATTGTAAATACTCCAATTGTTGTTGAGGAAGTCATTCAACAAGTGAAGTCAGTGAATGCTGGAGCTATTACAGTATTTATAGGAACGGTTCGAGAGCTTACAAATGGTAAAAGAACGTTATATCTAGAATATCAAGCTTATGAATCCATGGCCGTAAAAAAACTAGCTGAGATAGGAGAGGAAATTGGAAGTAGATGGCCGGGTACAATGGCAGCAATTACACATCGCATCGGGAGACTGGATATTTCTGATATAGCAGTTGTGATAGCCGTTTCTTCCCCGCATCGTAAAGAAGCCTATGAAGCAAATGAATACGCAATCGAGCGTATAAAAGAAATGGTCCCAATATGGAAAAAGGAGTATTGGGAAGACGGAACAAAATGGATTGGCGATCAATTGCAAAAAAAATCCTATGAATAAACTTTAAGCGAGGTGGAACCTGTGATCAAAATATTATTATTTGCAAGTCTTCAAGAAGAAATTGGATCAGATTCACTTTTGCTGGAAGATACAGAATGCACTGTAAAAGAAGTGAAAAACTTTATTGAGTCGAAATATCCCTATGTGGATTTACAGCAAGTACTTACTGCTGTTAACGAAGAGTTTTCGAATGAGGAAACAATCGTTAAATCTGGTGATATTGTAGCATTTCTCCCGCCAGTTAGTGGTGGGTGATGTTGGGAGTGAACTTAAACTGTGAGTTTAGAGGAACATAAAAAAATCAAACTGAAAAATGTGAAGGTCATGGTTGTCACGATTAGCGATACTCGTACTTACGAGACAGATAAAAGCGGAAAAGTGATCTGTGAGCTTCTGTCGAAAAATTACTTTGAAATCACAAGCTACCAGATTATTAGGGATGAACAAGCGGATATTAAATCGACCCTCATTTCTGGTATCCAGGATATGAATGTGGATGTTATTATAACAAATGGCGGAACTGGAATTTCAAATCGTGATGTTACATTCGAAGTTGTGGAGGAGTTAATTGATCGACCTATTCCTGGTTTTGGTGAATTATTTCGAATGTTGAGCTATGAGGAAATCGGTTCTGCAAGCATGCTTTCAAGAGCGATTGCAGGAATTGCAAATGGAACTGTTATTTTTTCGACTCCAGGTTCCACGGGTGCCGTAAAGCTTGCAATGGAAAAGT is drawn from Lysinibacillus sp. SGAir0095 and contains these coding sequences:
- a CDS encoding molybdenum cofactor biosynthesis protein B — encoded protein: MSLEEHKKIKLKNVKVMVVTISDTRTYETDKSGKVICELLSKNYFEITSYQIIRDEQADIKSTLISGIQDMNVDVIITNGGTGISNRDVTFEVVEELIDRPIPGFGELFRMLSYEEIGSASMLSRAIAGIANGTVIFSTPGSTGAVKLAMEKLIVPELVHIVNELKKDN
- the glp gene encoding gephyrin-like molybdotransferase Glp; its protein translation is MVTARKAILIGEAIGKIMSDVPTGEVERISLMNASGRYLAEDLIANADVPAFDRSLYDGYAISAEDTKLATTECPIEFEVVGHIGAGAVFHGEMKEFQAVRIMTGAEVPKNCNAIVMLEHVKELKNEGRHFIAIDEQIPINEKIFKKGSEISEGTLLVKKGARITPGVMGLLATFGYSEVLVGVKPKVGVLATGSELLEVNEPLAPGKIRNSNSFMLMAQIEMQGAQPIYLGKLEDDLERSYTTVEHSLKQVDLLITTGGVSVGDFDYLPEIYNRLGAEVLFNKIAMRPGSVTTVAKVQNQFLFGLSGNPSASFIGFELFVKPVLKTLLGNMEPYLISHKAILAEEFPVPNAYTQLIRTKVKVEGTKLFVSSNGLNMSSSITSLVGAEALVVLPPSDVGYEIGCVVDFLLLSEEGQKDCHFTI
- the moaD gene encoding molybdopterin converting factor subunit 1, with amino-acid sequence MIKILLFASLQEEIGSDSLLLEDTECTVKEVKNFIESKYPYVDLQQVLTAVNEEFSNEETIVKSGDIVAFLPPVSGG
- a CDS encoding MoeB/ThiF family adenylyltransferase, yielding MDNRYYKQELCSFVGEQGQKNISKKHVLIVGMGALGSANAEMLVRAGIGTLTIVDRDYVEWSNLHRQQLYSEADCNEVIPKAVAAKRRLSAINSEVKINDFVMDADNINLPPLLKDADIIIDASDNFDIRFILNDLSQKFHIPFIFGSCVASYGMTYTIIPGKTPCLHCLLKKIPMTGATCDHVGVINPIVQMIATHQVTECIKLLVEDFDSLRKTFLSIDLWKNQNYTFRVDKAKSAECLSCGSDATYPYLHYETQTKTSVLCGRNTVQLRPPTHSSFSLERLEAKLNKFHIVKRNPYLLTCEFESCRFVFFQDGRVFIHGIDDVLKAKKLYYSLIG
- a CDS encoding molybdenum cofactor biosynthesis protein MoaE; amino-acid sequence: MKNEYFSIVNTPIVVEEVIQQVKSVNAGAITVFIGTVRELTNGKRTLYLEYQAYESMAVKKLAEIGEEIGSRWPGTMAAITHRIGRLDISDIAVVIAVSSPHRKEAYEANEYAIERIKEMVPIWKKEYWEDGTKWIGDQLQKKSYE